AGTGATTGTTTTATTTAGTTGTGTTAATATTATTATCCATTTATGCTTGTATAATTCCTGTTAATTTTTATTAAAAATGAGAATTATTAATATTTATTCACTAAAACTTTTTTATATCTTTAAGGCTTTTAATGATCAAATCCATCTCTTGATAGCACACCTTGAGTGTAGTAATGCTTTACCTCCACCATATCTGTCACCAAATCAGCAATATCTATGAGCTCTTTAGGTGCATATCTTCCTGTTAACACCACTTCTGTATTTAAAGCCTTATTTTTTAATACTTTTAATATATCTGCTACGTTCAAAAGTTTAAAGAATAATGCTATAAAAATTTCATCTAGTATAATTAAATCATATTCCCCACTAGATAATTTTTCATTGCACTCTTCAAGACCAATTTCTGCAGCTTTAATATCTTCTGCATTAGGAGTATTAGTTATAAAACATCCTCTGCCAAGCTGCTTAATTTCTATATTATCAAAGTATTCTACAAGCTTTGTTTCATTGTACTTCATATCCTTAACAAACTGTCCTACAAAAACTTTTTTGCCAGATAATAGTGCTCTTACGGCAAGTCCAAAAGCTGCCGTTGTTTTACCTTTTCCATTTCCTGTGTATATATGTATATATCCCTTTTCCAATTTATAACCTCCTATATACTTTCTTCAATATAACTTCCCTTTTTATTAATAATTTCACTACTTATTACCATTACAATTGTTAAAATTAGTAAAGCTAAAGGATAAATTTTTAAGCTTATCTTATCGGAAACTAATCCTACAATTGGTGGCACAAATGTAGTTCCAATATAAGCTGATGCCATTTGAATCCCCATTAAAGCACTTGAATTTTCTTTTCCAAAACGATTAGGAGTTTCATGAAGCATAGAAGGATATATTGGAGCACATCCTAGCCCAATAAATAATATAGCTATCAAATTACCCCAACCTGATACAAAAAACAACATTATAACTCCAGATAAAATCAAGCTCTGTCCTATTCTAATTAGAGTCTTGCTATTTAATCCAATAGTAAGAAAACCATTTATGAACCTACCCAGTGTTATACCTAGATAAAAAGTAGAAATCCATCCCGCTGCAATTTCTTTAGAGATGCCCTTTATCTGAACTAAGTATGATGCACCCCACAGACCTGTAGTAGCCTCAACAGCACAGTAGCCAAAAAAGCCCAATAGAGCTATTTTTACTCCTGAAATGCTTAATACATTTCTTTTTGCTTTAGATTTTTCATTTGAAGTCTTCTGTCCATTCTTAAACTTCTTCCATAATGGTAATGATAT
The DNA window shown above is from Tissierella sp. Yu-01 and carries:
- the cobO gene encoding cob(I)yrinic acid a,c-diamide adenosyltransferase, encoding MEKGYIHIYTGNGKGKTTAAFGLAVRALLSGKKVFVGQFVKDMKYNETKLVEYFDNIEIKQLGRGCFITNTPNAEDIKAAEIGLEECNEKLSSGEYDLIILDEIFIALFFKLLNVADILKVLKNKALNTEVVLTGRYAPKELIDIADLVTDMVEVKHYYTQGVLSRDGFDH
- a CDS encoding MFS transporter — protein: MTTLLLIIIYFAFISLGLPDAILGSAWPIMRTELGLPISGAGLISMIISGGTIVSSILSGRLIRRFGTGKLTLISVLLTAVALMGFAISGNYIGLCIMAIPLGLGAGAVDAALNHFVALHYSARHMNWLHCFWGVGATAGPVIMSFMINKTNVWENGYKAVSIIQFFLVIFLFISLPLWKKFKNGQKTSNEKSKAKRNVLSISGVKIALLGFFGYCAVEATTGLWGASYLVQIKGISKEIAAGWISTFYLGITLGRFINGFLTIGLNSKTLIRIGQSLILSGVIMLFFVSGWGNLIAILFIGLGCAPIYPSMLHETPNRFGKENSSALMGIQMASAYIGTTFVPPIVGLVSDKISLKIYPLALLILTIVMVISSEIINKKGSYIEESI